A section of the Alkalihalobacillus sp. LMS39 genome encodes:
- a CDS encoding nucleoside recognition domain-containing protein translates to MGMLKRGLVVGLQTTWTLGKIIFPITLIITILGYTPVLSWVANLLTPVMGWIGLPGEAAIPLVLGNVLNLYAAIGAILTMDLTVKEVFILAVMLSFSHNLFVESAVAAKVGIRMSVVLLVRLGLAFFSALLIHWFWQGGTELAQYGFVPSASNEEITGWGAIAWQGVQSATIGILQLAAIVIPLMIFVQIMKELQWLNVFSKWMAPFTKMLGIKENTSTTLASGLMFGLAFGAGVMIQAAKEDGVSKKDLYLVFIFLVACHAVIEDTLIFIPLGIPVWPLLLVRLVTAILLTMLVAAIWNRVEKKARMDGKEATYEN, encoded by the coding sequence ATGGGAATGTTAAAACGAGGGTTAGTCGTAGGGCTACAGACGACATGGACCTTAGGAAAAATCATTTTCCCAATTACGCTCATCATTACAATTTTAGGGTATACCCCTGTGCTTAGTTGGGTTGCTAACTTGTTAACTCCGGTTATGGGGTGGATTGGTTTACCAGGTGAGGCAGCCATTCCCCTTGTTTTAGGAAATGTCTTGAATTTATATGCAGCCATTGGTGCGATTTTGACAATGGATTTAACGGTTAAAGAAGTGTTTATTCTCGCAGTGATGTTGTCATTTTCCCATAATTTGTTTGTTGAATCTGCCGTTGCAGCAAAGGTTGGCATTCGTATGTCTGTCGTTCTCCTTGTGCGTCTTGGTCTTGCTTTTTTCTCAGCGTTACTGATTCATTGGTTTTGGCAAGGAGGAACAGAGCTAGCTCAGTATGGCTTTGTTCCTTCTGCGTCCAACGAGGAGATTACAGGCTGGGGGGCTATTGCATGGCAAGGGGTTCAAAGTGCGACGATAGGGATTTTGCAATTAGCGGCTATCGTAATTCCGTTAATGATATTTGTGCAAATTATGAAAGAGTTACAATGGTTAAATGTTTTTTCAAAGTGGATGGCCCCTTTTACGAAAATGTTAGGCATTAAAGAAAACACATCAACAACATTAGCATCAGGACTTATGTTTGGCTTAGCTTTTGGGGCTGGTGTGATGATTCAGGCCGCAAAAGAAGATGGGGTTAGTAAGAAAGATTTGTATTTAGTTTTTATTTTCCTTGTTGCCTGTCATGCAGTCATAGAGGATACATTGATTTTTATTCCGCTCGGGATTCCTGTTTGGCCATTATTGCTTGTTCGATTAGTCACTGCTATTTTGTTAACAATGCTAGTCGCAGCGATTTGGAACCGAGTAGAAAAAAAAGCACGAATGGATGGAAAGGAAGCAACCTATGAAAATTGA
- the lgt gene encoding prolipoprotein diacylglyceryl transferase — protein sequence MEETIQPLNRLVFEFGFIRVYWYGLLIGLGVLLGYIVATRETVKRGLPKDTFADLLLYALPIAILSARLYYVIFRWEQFADNPIRMFYIWEGGLAIHGGLIGGVATVIVFCRKRNISAWKILDITAPSLLIGQAIGRWGNFMNQEVYGGPVTREFLEGLMLPEFIVNQMYINGQYYHPTFLYESLWNLLGLAILLYLRRVNLKQGEIFFSYLIWYSVGRFIIEEMRLDNLLVFGLKTAQIVSVLLVIGAIVLWIYRRKQGDAIPRYLDEVPQVNPSKQIGATKKKKKKKR from the coding sequence ATGGAGGAAACGATTCAACCGCTTAATCGACTTGTGTTTGAATTTGGGTTTATTCGTGTGTATTGGTACGGTCTACTTATTGGGTTGGGCGTATTGCTCGGGTATATTGTAGCGACAAGAGAAACGGTGAAACGTGGGTTACCTAAAGATACGTTTGCTGATTTATTGCTTTATGCGCTTCCGATCGCCATTCTTTCAGCGCGGCTTTACTATGTTATTTTCCGCTGGGAGCAATTTGCTGATAATCCAATTCGTATGTTTTACATATGGGAAGGTGGTTTGGCGATTCACGGTGGTTTAATTGGTGGGGTGGCCACGGTTATAGTTTTTTGCCGCAAACGAAATATTTCAGCGTGGAAAATCCTTGATATTACTGCTCCGAGTTTGTTAATCGGGCAAGCAATTGGCCGTTGGGGAAACTTTATGAACCAAGAAGTGTATGGTGGACCAGTAACGAGAGAATTTTTAGAAGGGCTCATGCTACCGGAGTTTATCGTCAATCAAATGTATATAAATGGCCAATATTATCACCCGACGTTCTTATATGAATCATTGTGGAATTTACTTGGGCTAGCGATTTTACTTTATTTAAGAAGAGTGAATTTAAAACAAGGGGAAATTTTCTTCAGTTATTTAATTTGGTATTCTGTTGGACGATTTATTATTGAAGAAATGCGCCTTGATAATTTATTAGTGTTTGGGTTAAAAACAGCTCAAATTGTTTCTGTTTTACTAGTGATTGGTGCCATTGTGTTATGGATATATCGTCGAAAACAAGGGGATGCGATTCCACGGTATTTAGATGAAGTGCCACAGGTTAATCCTTCAAAACAAATAGGAGCAACGAAGAAGAAAAAGAAAAAGAAACGGTAA
- the hprK gene encoding HPr(Ser) kinase/phosphatase, producing MAKVTANELIEKFNLELISGEEGVYRPITTSDISRPGIEMAGFFTYYPAKRLQLLGRTELTFFEQLNTHEKLDRMKNLCTYDTPGIIISRGLEVPKELVEASEENGVPILRSPSSTTRLSSQLTNFLESQLAPMTAVHGVLVDIYGIGVLITGSSGVGKSETALDLVRRGHRLVADDSVEIRQEHEDTLIGRSPELIQHLLEIRGLGIINVMTLFGAGSIRPFKRIVLVINLELWDQTKAYDRLGLEEETMKIIDVDVPKLTVPVRPGRNLAVIIEVAAMNFRLKRLGMNAAQQFSDRLTDVIEDVDREF from the coding sequence ATGGCAAAAGTAACAGCAAATGAATTAATAGAAAAGTTCAACTTAGAATTAATTAGTGGTGAAGAAGGAGTATACCGTCCGATTACAACAAGCGATATCTCACGTCCAGGAATTGAAATGGCAGGTTTCTTTACGTATTACCCTGCAAAGCGTCTACAGCTACTTGGCCGGACAGAATTAACGTTTTTTGAACAATTAAACACACATGAAAAATTAGACCGCATGAAAAATTTATGTACATATGACACACCAGGCATTATTATTTCACGTGGGTTAGAAGTACCGAAAGAATTAGTGGAAGCCTCTGAAGAAAATGGTGTTCCGATTTTACGATCACCTTCATCAACAACACGTCTCAGTTCACAGCTGACGAACTTTTTGGAAAGTCAACTTGCTCCGATGACAGCTGTTCATGGCGTTCTCGTTGATATTTACGGGATTGGTGTATTAATTACGGGGTCAAGTGGAGTGGGGAAAAGTGAAACAGCGTTAGACTTAGTTCGTCGTGGTCATCGATTAGTGGCAGATGATTCTGTTGAGATTCGCCAAGAACATGAAGATACATTAATTGGTCGATCACCAGAATTAATTCAACATTTGCTTGAAATTCGCGGGTTAGGGATCATTAATGTTATGACCTTATTTGGGGCAGGTTCCATTCGTCCGTTTAAACGTATTGTTCTTGTCATCAATTTAGAGCTATGGGACCAAACAAAAGCATACGATCGACTAGGGCTAGAAGAAGAAACGATGAAAATTATTGATGTCGATGTACCAAAATTAACGGTTCCCGTTCGACCTGGGCGGAACTTGGCTGTTATTATTGAAGTAGCGGCGATGAATTTCCGATTGAAACGTTTAGGGATGAATGCGGCACAGCAATTTTCTGACCGTTTAACAGATGTCATTGAAGATGTAGATAGAGAATTTTAA
- a CDS encoding phage holin family protein, translating into MSWFVHLLVNTVVLIVVAGFFDNFYLSGVMAAIIASVLLSIFNAIVRPLLIILTLPVTLLTLGLFLFVINAITLSLTAWVMGDSFVINGFGMAILAAVIISILNALIQKIIVEPMVKR; encoded by the coding sequence ATGAGTTGGTTTGTTCATTTACTTGTAAATACAGTCGTGTTAATTGTAGTGGCTGGCTTTTTTGATAATTTTTATTTATCAGGTGTAATGGCAGCGATTATCGCAAGTGTGTTATTGTCGATATTTAATGCCATTGTGAGGCCACTTCTTATTATCCTTACATTGCCGGTTACGTTATTAACACTCGGGTTGTTTTTATTTGTGATTAACGCAATCACTCTTTCGTTAACGGCATGGGTAATGGGAGATTCGTTTGTTATCAATGGATTTGGAATGGCCATTTTAGCGGCAGTTATCATTTCCATTTTAAATGCTCTCATTCAAAAAATAATAGTCGAGCCGATGGTGAAACGGTAA
- a CDS encoding DUF4097 domain-containing protein: protein MDEKKMILKMVEDGKITAEEGVKLLEALGEEKPQPQQEEPKTTKGELSTRVDWDSDEFQKQKTSYRQSSGTSLFTSFIESAIQKIKDFDLDFNFGTYVEVSHIFHHKNLQAHSLDFSVENGSITIVPWEENDVRIECQAKVYKALDTEEARTILLREAVFDPEGSTLRFYTKVKNIKLQATCYVPKKQYETFKLYSFNGHVKVTDTKAISVETKVVNGSIKLSNTKCERLFAETVSGPIDIKFVSADKAEVKTVNGAIDIDGTVTDIDIETVNGALFYNLEKVEKACYVEAKATTGTVTITLPEDAKIDGKLKTNVGGFSCDLAGFEITEEKKDFVQKSLGFTSNKHQPFGVKLFGETNTGSITVKHR, encoded by the coding sequence ATGGATGAAAAGAAAATGATTTTAAAGATGGTCGAAGACGGTAAAATCACGGCGGAAGAAGGCGTCAAGTTACTGGAGGCATTAGGAGAAGAAAAACCACAGCCACAACAAGAAGAACCAAAAACAACAAAAGGAGAATTATCAACGAGAGTAGATTGGGATAGTGACGAGTTTCAAAAGCAAAAAACATCGTATCGTCAATCGTCAGGAACTAGTTTGTTTACGAGTTTTATTGAAAGTGCGATTCAAAAAATTAAAGACTTTGACCTAGACTTTAATTTCGGAACGTATGTCGAAGTGAGCCATATTTTTCATCATAAAAATTTACAAGCACATTCACTAGATTTTTCTGTAGAAAATGGTTCGATTACGATTGTTCCGTGGGAAGAAAATGATGTCCGAATTGAGTGTCAGGCAAAAGTATATAAAGCATTAGATACAGAAGAAGCGAGAACGATATTGCTGCGTGAAGCTGTTTTTGACCCAGAAGGCTCAACACTTCGATTTTATACAAAAGTAAAAAATATTAAACTACAAGCGACATGCTATGTACCGAAAAAGCAATATGAAACGTTTAAGTTATACTCGTTTAACGGTCACGTAAAAGTAACTGATACAAAAGCTATTTCGGTTGAAACAAAAGTGGTCAACGGAAGCATTAAACTATCAAATACAAAATGTGAAAGATTATTCGCGGAAACGGTCAGTGGTCCGATCGATATAAAATTCGTCTCTGCCGATAAAGCCGAAGTGAAAACGGTCAATGGAGCAATTGATATTGATGGAACGGTAACAGATATCGATATTGAAACGGTGAACGGTGCATTGTTTTATAACCTCGAAAAGGTTGAAAAAGCATGTTATGTTGAAGCGAAAGCGACGACAGGAACGGTTACAATTACACTTCCGGAAGATGCGAAAATTGATGGGAAGTTAAAAACGAACGTCGGTGGTTTTTCTTGCGATTTAGCTGGATTTGAAATTACCGAAGAAAAGAAAGATTTCGTCCAAAAAAGCTTAGGGTTTACATCAAATAAACATCAGCCATTCGGTGTGAAATTATTTGGAGAAACGAATACAGGTTCAATTACAGTAAAACATCGTTAG
- the uvrA gene encoding excinuclease ABC subunit UvrA — MAIENIVVKGARSHNLKNIDVKIPRDKLVVLTGLSGSGKSSLAFDTIYAEGQRRYVESLSAYARQFLGQMDKPDVDAIEGLSPAISIDQKTTSRNPRSTVGTVTEIYDYLRLLYARIGRPVCPKHGIEISSQTVQQMVDRILDYPERTKMQILAPVISGRKGEHVKVLEDLKKQGFVRIRVDGDIREVAEEISLDKNKKHNIEVVVDRVVIKEGVQTRITDSLETALSLSDGRVIVDVIGEEELLFSQHHACPQCGFSIPELEPRMFSFNSPFGACPTCDGLGSKLEVDIDLVLPDRTKTLRENAIAPWEPTSSQYYPQLLEAVCEHYSIDMDVPVEQLPDHLLEKVLFGSGTDRIYFRYENEFGQVRENLVQFEGVIPNVSRRYHETSSDYIREQMEMYMIQKACPTCKGYRLKKESLAVFIAGKHLGEVTAFSIKEAQQFFEGLELTPKEAAIARMILKEINDRLGFLINVGLDYLTLNRAAGTLSGGEAQRIRLATQIGSSLMGVLYILDEPSIGLHQRDNDRLIETLKHMRNIGNTLIVVEHDEDTMMAADYIIDIGPGAGVHGGMITAQGTPEEIMNDPNSLTGQYLSGEKFIPLPAERRPSSGRFLTIKGATANNLKNTSVSIPLGVFVAITGVSGSGKSTLINEILYKSLAQKLYRSKDKPGSHKKMEGIEHIDKVIDIDQSPIGRTPRSNPATYTGVFDDIRDVFAMTNEAKVRGYKKGRFSFNVKGGRCEACRGDGIIKIEMHFLPDVYVPCEVCHGKRYNRETLDIAYKGKTIADVLAMTVEEGLEFFANIPKIQRKIQTLVDVGLGYITLGQPATTLSGGEAQRVKLASQLHKRSTGKTLYILDEPTTGLHVDDIARLLIVLQRLVDNGDTVLVIEHNLDVIKTVDHIIDLGPEGGDKGGMIVAEGTPEEVAKVKGSYTGKYLLPILERDQKRMKEKIQQKETIKG; from the coding sequence ATGGCGATAGAAAACATTGTCGTTAAGGGAGCGAGGTCCCATAATTTAAAAAACATTGATGTGAAAATCCCACGAGATAAGCTTGTTGTATTAACAGGGTTATCGGGGTCAGGTAAATCATCCCTTGCGTTTGATACGATTTATGCTGAAGGACAACGACGATATGTAGAGTCGTTGTCTGCATATGCGCGACAGTTTTTAGGACAAATGGACAAGCCAGATGTTGATGCAATTGAAGGGTTGTCACCTGCGATTTCAATTGACCAAAAAACAACGAGTCGTAATCCGCGTTCCACAGTCGGAACAGTGACGGAAATTTATGATTATCTTCGCTTGTTATATGCTCGGATCGGACGGCCCGTCTGTCCAAAACACGGGATTGAAATATCATCGCAAACGGTTCAACAAATGGTGGACCGCATACTAGACTATCCAGAACGTACAAAAATGCAAATTTTAGCTCCTGTTATATCGGGACGTAAAGGTGAACATGTGAAGGTTCTAGAAGATTTAAAGAAGCAAGGGTTTGTTCGAATTCGTGTCGATGGTGACATTCGAGAAGTTGCCGAAGAAATTTCTCTTGATAAAAATAAAAAGCATAATATTGAAGTTGTCGTTGACCGTGTTGTCATCAAAGAAGGAGTTCAAACACGCATTACGGATTCTTTAGAAACAGCTCTCTCTTTATCGGATGGCCGTGTCATTGTCGATGTGATTGGCGAAGAAGAGTTATTGTTTAGCCAACATCATGCATGTCCACAATGTGGATTTTCAATTCCAGAGCTTGAACCACGCATGTTTTCATTTAATAGCCCATTTGGAGCATGTCCAACTTGTGATGGACTTGGATCAAAATTAGAAGTCGACATTGACCTTGTTTTGCCTGACCGAACAAAAACATTGCGAGAAAATGCTATCGCCCCGTGGGAACCAACAAGTTCTCAATATTACCCACAGCTTTTAGAAGCAGTATGTGAACATTATAGTATTGATATGGATGTCCCTGTCGAACAGCTACCCGATCATTTACTTGAAAAAGTATTGTTTGGTAGTGGCACAGATCGCATTTATTTCCGTTATGAAAATGAGTTTGGACAAGTTCGGGAAAATCTTGTTCAGTTTGAAGGGGTCATTCCGAATGTTTCAAGACGATATCATGAAACAAGCTCTGATTATATTCGTGAACAAATGGAAATGTATATGATCCAAAAGGCGTGTCCGACGTGTAAAGGCTATCGTTTGAAAAAAGAAAGCTTGGCTGTCTTTATCGCCGGAAAGCATTTAGGTGAGGTAACGGCATTTTCCATTAAAGAAGCACAACAGTTTTTTGAAGGGTTAGAGCTAACACCAAAAGAAGCTGCGATTGCTCGGATGATTTTAAAAGAAATCAATGATCGGCTTGGCTTTTTAATAAATGTTGGTCTTGATTATTTAACATTAAACCGGGCAGCAGGTACATTGTCTGGAGGAGAAGCACAACGGATTCGTTTAGCGACACAAATCGGATCGTCGTTAATGGGGGTGTTATATATATTAGATGAGCCTTCGATTGGACTTCACCAACGTGATAATGACAGACTTATTGAGACATTAAAGCATATGCGGAATATTGGCAATACGTTAATTGTGGTCGAGCATGATGAAGATACGATGATGGCAGCCGATTATATTATTGATATTGGTCCAGGTGCAGGTGTTCACGGTGGTATGATTACCGCTCAAGGTACACCTGAGGAAATTATGAATGATCCGAATTCATTAACAGGTCAATATTTGTCAGGAGAAAAGTTCATTCCTCTACCAGCCGAACGTCGCCCCTCCTCTGGTCGTTTTCTTACGATTAAAGGAGCAACGGCAAATAATTTAAAAAATACATCTGTTTCGATTCCGCTCGGTGTATTTGTGGCGATTACCGGTGTTTCAGGGTCAGGTAAAAGTACATTAATTAATGAAATTTTATATAAATCACTAGCACAAAAATTATACAGAAGTAAAGATAAACCAGGGTCGCATAAGAAAATGGAAGGGATTGAACATATTGATAAAGTCATCGATATTGACCAATCCCCAATTGGGCGAACTCCTCGTTCGAATCCAGCCACTTATACAGGTGTGTTTGATGATATTCGTGATGTCTTTGCGATGACAAACGAAGCGAAAGTTAGAGGATATAAAAAGGGCCGCTTTAGCTTTAATGTAAAAGGTGGACGTTGTGAAGCGTGCCGTGGTGATGGCATTATAAAAATTGAAATGCACTTTTTACCGGATGTGTATGTCCCTTGTGAAGTTTGTCATGGAAAAAGATATAATCGAGAAACATTAGATATTGCGTATAAAGGAAAAACAATCGCTGATGTTCTTGCGATGACGGTTGAAGAGGGGTTAGAGTTCTTCGCTAATATTCCTAAAATCCAACGGAAAATTCAAACGTTAGTTGATGTTGGTTTAGGGTATATTACATTAGGGCAGCCAGCAACGACGTTATCAGGTGGAGAAGCACAACGGGTGAAGTTAGCTTCACAGCTTCATAAACGTTCAACTGGAAAAACATTGTATATACTAGATGAACCAACGACAGGACTCCATGTCGATGATATTGCTCGTTTATTAATTGTGCTACAACGTCTCGTCGATAATGGAGATACTGTACTTGTTATTGAACATAATTTGGATGTCATTAAGACTGTTGACCACATAATTGATCTAGGTCCAGAAGGTGGCGACAAAGGTGGAATGATTGTAGCCGAAGGAACACCGGAAGAAGTGGCGAAAGTAAAAGGTTCATATACTGGGAAATACCTATTGCCAATATTAGAGCGCGACCAAAAACGGATGAAAGAAAAAATTCAACAAAAAGAAACGATAAAAGGCTAA
- the uvrB gene encoding excinuclease ABC subunit UvrB, with protein sequence MDFNLVSSYEPQGDQPAAISKLVQGIKENKKYQTLLGATGTGKTFTISNLIKEVKKPTLIIAHNKTLAGQLYSEFKEFFPDNAVEYFVSYYDYYQPEAYVPHTDTYIEKDASINDEIDKLRHSATSSLFERKDVIIVASVSCIYGLGSPEEYGELVVSLRTGMEKERNELLRNLVDIQYDRNDINFTRGTFRVRGDVVEIFPVSRDEQCIRVEFFGDEIDRITEVDALTGEIKGERNHVAIFPASHFVTREEKLRKAIEAIEKELEEQLKILNEKGKLLEAQRLEQRTKYDLEMMREMGFCSGIENYSRHLTLREEGATPYTLVDFFPDDFLIVVDESHVTLPQIRGMYNGDRARKQVLVDHGFRLPSALDNRPLKYEEFEDKINQIVYVSATPGPLELEQTPEVVEQIIRPTGLIDPTIDVRPSEGQIDDLIAEINERTKKNERVLVTTLTKKMSEDLTDYLKEIGIKVRYMHSEIKTLERLDIIRQLRLGTFDVLIGINLLREGLDIPEVSLVAILDADKEGFLRSERSLIQTIGRAARNEKGHVIMYGDKITKSMQIAMDETERRRTTQKQYNEKHGIVPKTIQKRIPDVVQATYAAEAEEEYKAPTQTKLSKKERVALIERLEKEMKDAARELNFERAAELRDLVLELKAEG encoded by the coding sequence TTGGACTTTAACCTCGTTTCTTCTTATGAACCACAAGGAGATCAGCCTGCTGCGATTTCAAAGTTGGTTCAAGGAATTAAAGAGAATAAGAAATACCAAACGTTACTAGGGGCGACAGGGACTGGGAAAACATTCACGATTTCAAACTTAATTAAAGAAGTGAAAAAACCGACGCTTATTATCGCTCATAACAAAACATTAGCGGGACAGCTGTATAGTGAATTCAAAGAGTTTTTTCCAGACAATGCCGTTGAATATTTTGTTAGTTATTATGATTATTATCAGCCAGAAGCATATGTTCCTCATACAGATACGTATATAGAAAAAGATGCAAGTATAAATGATGAAATCGATAAACTACGTCACTCTGCGACTAGTTCTTTATTTGAACGAAAAGATGTCATTATTGTTGCTAGTGTTTCTTGTATTTACGGTTTAGGTTCGCCGGAAGAATACGGTGAACTCGTCGTTTCACTTCGAACAGGAATGGAAAAAGAGCGCAATGAACTTCTTCGAAACTTAGTCGATATTCAATATGATCGCAATGATATTAATTTTACACGCGGAACATTTCGAGTCCGTGGCGATGTCGTTGAGATTTTCCCAGTTTCACGGGACGAGCAATGTATTCGAGTGGAGTTTTTTGGTGATGAAATTGACCGAATCACAGAAGTGGATGCTCTAACAGGAGAAATAAAGGGCGAACGAAACCATGTCGCGATTTTCCCAGCTTCCCACTTCGTTACGCGTGAAGAAAAACTTCGAAAAGCGATTGAAGCGATTGAAAAAGAATTAGAAGAACAATTAAAAATACTAAATGAAAAAGGAAAACTACTTGAAGCACAGCGATTAGAGCAACGAACAAAATATGATTTAGAAATGATGCGTGAAATGGGATTTTGTTCAGGTATTGAAAACTATTCACGCCATTTAACATTGCGGGAAGAAGGGGCAACACCATATACGTTAGTCGACTTTTTTCCTGATGACTTCTTAATTGTCGTTGATGAGTCTCATGTGACATTGCCACAAATCCGTGGGATGTACAATGGGGATAGAGCGAGAAAGCAAGTGCTTGTCGATCATGGGTTTCGCTTACCTTCTGCTTTAGACAATCGTCCACTAAAGTATGAAGAGTTTGAAGATAAAATTAATCAAATTGTGTATGTATCAGCAACTCCAGGTCCGCTTGAATTAGAGCAAACACCTGAAGTCGTTGAGCAAATTATTCGCCCAACAGGATTAATTGACCCTACAATTGATGTACGACCAAGTGAAGGACAAATAGATGATTTAATTGCCGAAATTAATGAGCGTACGAAGAAAAATGAACGAGTATTAGTGACGACATTAACGAAAAAAATGTCGGAAGACTTAACGGATTATTTAAAGGAAATTGGGATTAAAGTTCGCTATATGCATTCAGAAATAAAAACGTTAGAACGGCTAGACATTATTCGTCAGCTGCGTTTAGGCACGTTTGATGTCCTTATTGGGATTAACCTGTTACGAGAAGGATTGGATATTCCTGAAGTTTCGCTTGTCGCGATTTTAGATGCCGATAAAGAAGGATTTTTACGTTCAGAACGATCCTTAATTCAAACGATTGGTCGAGCGGCGAGAAATGAAAAAGGCCATGTCATTATGTATGGTGATAAAATAACAAAATCGATGCAAATCGCGATGGATGAGACAGAACGTCGCCGTACGACACAAAAACAATATAATGAAAAACACGGAATTGTACCAAAAACGATTCAAAAGCGAATTCCAGATGTTGTTCAAGCGACATATGCGGCGGAAGCAGAAGAGGAATACAAAGCACCAACTCAAACGAAGTTAAGCAAAAAAGAGCGTGTTGCCTTAATAGAAAGGCTTGAAAAAGAAATGAAAGACGCCGCCCGCGAGTTGAATTTTGAACGGGCCGCTGAACTTCGTGATTTAGTTTTAGAGTTAAAAGCGGAAGGATGA
- a CDS encoding DUF2198 family protein, giving the protein MVDVIVALVLPFIIMVLVTRVAFSLIGAFIVTFMIMFVAVRIHEQTFFVIALACLSLFFGWMAAKKLLRKKPGM; this is encoded by the coding sequence ATGGTGGATGTAATAGTAGCACTAGTACTTCCGTTTATTATAATGGTTTTAGTTACGAGAGTAGCCTTTAGTTTGATAGGGGCGTTCATTGTCACCTTTATGATTATGTTTGTGGCAGTTCGTATTCATGAACAAACGTTTTTTGTTATTGCGCTAGCCTGTTTGTCTCTTTTTTTCGGCTGGATGGCTGCAAAAAAATTATTGAGAAAAAAACCTGGAATGTAA
- a CDS encoding class I SAM-dependent methyltransferase yields MQYSTIDRINPRNETEVSGLLLEHFARYYFSTPYIHGGRVLDFGCGSGYGSQMIAKILKKEIEEIVAVDINLPSITEAKAYYYHPLVRFLHANCVNKQLPTIIGKFKTILSFQTIEYIQDQTTFMENVDALLEPGGTFVLSTSLQTKQSESSLVRPLAKQRFTELFTAFSQVEFYYQRGVTIEKQRDNTHYPIGIAVCRK; encoded by the coding sequence ATGCAATATTCAACTATAGATCGGATTAACCCAAGAAACGAAACAGAGGTTAGTGGCCTATTATTAGAGCATTTTGCTCGTTATTATTTTTCAACACCTTATATTCACGGAGGTCGAGTACTAGATTTCGGCTGCGGAAGTGGGTATGGTAGTCAAATGATTGCCAAAATATTAAAAAAGGAAATCGAAGAAATTGTCGCCGTTGATATTAACTTGCCTTCAATTACAGAAGCGAAAGCCTATTATTATCATCCTCTCGTGAGGTTTTTGCATGCTAATTGTGTAAACAAGCAGCTCCCAACAATAATCGGGAAATTTAAAACAATTTTGTCGTTTCAAACGATCGAATATATTCAAGATCAAACAACATTTATGGAAAATGTTGATGCGTTGTTAGAACCAGGGGGGACCTTTGTTTTATCGACTTCTCTCCAAACAAAGCAATCGGAATCCTCTCTTGTCAGACCTCTAGCAAAACAACGATTTACAGAGCTGTTTACTGCTTTTTCTCAAGTTGAATTTTATTATCAACGCGGGGTTACGATCGAAAAACAACGAGACAATACGCATTACCCAATTGGAATTGCTGTTTGTAGAAAATGA